One Actinospica robiniae DSM 44927 genomic region harbors:
- a CDS encoding endo-1,4-beta-xylanase yields MSFLRSLTRSRGGPRALAALATAVAAASADGGRYFGTELTGNMVDNSTITNLAATQFDMVTPGNEMKWDATEPSNGSYNFSGGDAIVSFASSHGMQVRGHNLVWQNQLPSWVSSLPTNQIQGAMESHITTEVSHFKAKVYSWDVVNEPFNGDGSLVSDPFYKAMGSGYIADALRTAHAADPNAKLYLNDYSIEGENAKSNAMYSLAQSLLSQGVPLNGIGFESHFIVGQIPSDMQANMQRFANLGLDVAVTELDDRIQTPASSANLQQQATDYATVVRDCLAVSGCVGVSQWGVGDADSWIPGTFSGWGAATMYDSNYQPKPACTSTLAALGGGGGSSSSSPPPGGGTSGALHAVGAGKCLDDPNSTTTGGTQQQIYDCNGQANQHWTHTSSGQLTLTVNGTTDCLDANDNGTTNGTKAIIWACNGQTNQQWTLS; encoded by the coding sequence ATGTCTTTCCTCAGATCACTGACCCGTTCACGCGGCGGGCCGCGCGCCCTCGCGGCGCTCGCCACCGCCGTGGCCGCCGCCTCCGCCGACGGCGGGCGGTACTTCGGTACCGAGCTGACCGGCAACATGGTCGACAACTCGACCATCACGAATCTGGCCGCCACCCAGTTCGACATGGTCACCCCCGGCAACGAGATGAAGTGGGACGCCACCGAGCCCTCGAACGGGTCGTACAACTTCAGCGGGGGCGACGCGATCGTCTCCTTCGCGTCCTCGCACGGCATGCAGGTTCGGGGGCACAACCTGGTGTGGCAGAACCAGCTGCCCTCGTGGGTCTCGAGCCTGCCGACCAATCAGATCCAGGGCGCCATGGAGTCCCACATCACCACCGAGGTGAGCCACTTCAAGGCCAAGGTCTATTCGTGGGATGTGGTGAACGAGCCGTTCAACGGCGACGGCTCGCTCGTCTCGGATCCGTTCTACAAGGCGATGGGCTCGGGCTACATCGCCGACGCCCTGCGCACCGCGCACGCCGCGGACCCCAACGCCAAGCTGTACCTGAACGACTACAGCATCGAAGGCGAGAACGCGAAGAGCAACGCGATGTACTCGCTCGCCCAGTCGCTGCTCTCGCAGGGCGTGCCGCTGAACGGAATCGGCTTCGAGAGCCACTTCATCGTCGGCCAGATCCCCTCCGACATGCAGGCGAACATGCAGCGCTTTGCCAACCTCGGCCTGGACGTGGCCGTGACCGAGCTCGACGACCGGATCCAGACGCCGGCATCGAGCGCGAACCTTCAGCAGCAGGCGACGGATTACGCCACCGTCGTCCGCGACTGCCTGGCCGTCTCCGGCTGCGTGGGCGTCTCGCAGTGGGGCGTGGGCGACGCCGACTCATGGATCCCGGGCACCTTCTCCGGGTGGGGAGCGGCGACGATGTACGACAGCAACTACCAGCCCAAGCCCGCGTGCACCTCGACTCTGGCCGCTCTCGGCGGCGGTGGCGGATCCTCCTCGAGCTCGCCGCCTCCCGGTGGCGGTACGAGTGGTGCGTTGCACGCGGTGGGTGCCGGCAAGTGCCTGGACGACCCGAACTCGACCACCACCGGCGGCACCCAGCAGCAGATCTACGACTGCAACGGCCAAGCCAACCAGCACTGGACCCACACCTCCTCCGGACAACTCACCCTCACCGTCAACGGCACCACCGACTGCCTCGACGCCAACGACAACGGCACCACCAACGGCACCAAAGCCATCATCTGGGCCTGCAACGGCCAGACCAACCAGCAGTGGACCCTCAGCTGA
- a CDS encoding arabinofuranosidase catalytic domain-containing protein: protein MSAATALAAAALTGYAITAGTAQAASQGPCDIYAAGGTPCVAAHSTTRALYAAYSGNLYQVRRSSDNTTLNIGVTSAGGYANAAAQDSFCAGTSCVITEIYDQSGRGNNLTDAPAGGAQPGPDKLAVANAAPTTLGGHEAYGVAIVPGTGYRDDATNGIATGDNPESEYAVLDGQDYNGGCCFDYGNAETNNNDDGNGTMEAIYFGSIKVWGYGAGNGPWIMADMENGLYSGRNAGYNANDPTTSYRYTTAMIEGGANQWAILGGNAQSGTLATDYSGARPNVSGYNPMKKQGAIILGIGGDNSDGVDGTFYEGVMTTGYASATTEASVQANIVAAGYGSGSTGGGTGGGGTSGEIHAVGAGKCLDDPNGSTTGGTQQQIYDCWGGAPQVWTHTASGQLTVTNNGTTDCLDANGNGTTNGTKVIIWPCNGQTNQQWNINSNGSITGVQSGLCLDVVGAGTADGTLIQLYSCSGGSNQKWSLS, encoded by the coding sequence ATGTCCGCTGCCACGGCGCTCGCCGCGGCGGCGCTGACCGGCTACGCGATCACGGCCGGCACCGCGCAGGCGGCGTCGCAGGGTCCGTGTGACATCTACGCGGCGGGCGGCACTCCGTGCGTGGCCGCCCACTCCACCACCCGGGCCCTGTACGCCGCGTACAGCGGGAACCTGTACCAGGTGCGGCGTTCGTCGGACAATACGACGCTGAACATCGGCGTCACCTCGGCCGGCGGCTACGCGAACGCCGCGGCGCAGGACTCGTTCTGCGCGGGCACCTCGTGCGTGATCACCGAGATCTACGACCAGTCCGGGCGCGGCAACAACCTCACCGACGCCCCGGCCGGCGGCGCACAGCCCGGACCGGACAAGCTCGCGGTGGCCAACGCCGCACCCACCACCCTGGGCGGCCACGAGGCCTACGGCGTCGCGATCGTCCCGGGCACCGGCTACCGCGACGACGCCACCAACGGCATCGCCACCGGCGATAACCCCGAGTCCGAGTACGCGGTCCTCGACGGCCAGGACTACAACGGCGGCTGCTGCTTCGACTACGGCAACGCCGAGACGAACAACAACGACGACGGCAACGGCACCATGGAAGCCATCTACTTCGGCAGCATCAAGGTCTGGGGCTACGGCGCCGGCAACGGCCCGTGGATCATGGCCGACATGGAGAACGGCCTGTACTCCGGCCGCAACGCCGGATACAACGCCAACGACCCGACGACCAGCTACCGCTACACCACCGCGATGATCGAGGGCGGCGCCAACCAGTGGGCCATCCTCGGCGGCAACGCCCAGTCCGGCACCCTCGCCACCGACTACAGCGGCGCGCGGCCCAACGTCTCGGGCTACAACCCGATGAAGAAGCAGGGCGCGATCATCCTCGGCATCGGCGGCGACAACAGCGACGGCGTCGACGGCACCTTCTACGAAGGCGTCATGACCACCGGCTACGCCTCCGCCACCACCGAAGCCTCAGTCCAGGCCAACATCGTCGCGGCCGGCTACGGCTCCGGCAGCACCGGCGGTGGCACCGGCGGTGGCGGGACGTCCGGGGAGATCCACGCCGTCGGCGCGGGCAAGTGCCTGGACGACCCCAACGGCAGCACGACCGGCGGCACCCAGCAGCAGATCTACGACTGCTGGGGCGGGGCCCCGCAGGTCTGGACCCACACCGCCTCCGGTCAGCTGACCGTCACGAACAACGGCACAACCGACTGCCTCGATGCCAACGGCAACGGTACGACGAACGGCACCAAGGTGATCATCTGGCCCTGCAACGGCCAGACCAACCAGCAGTGGAACATCAACTCCAACGGCTCCATCACCGGCGTTCAGTCAGGCCTCTGCCTGGACGTGGTGGGCGCCGGGACCGCCGACGGCACGCTCATTCAGCTCTACAGCTGCTCGGGCGGATCCAACCAGAAGTGGTCGCTGAGCTGA
- a CDS encoding endo-1,4-beta-xylanase: MGIDSDIRSSSSRRLRARLAAATVAVVAMTTGAVVVMAGSASAATTLGGAAATSGRYFGVSVGQSDLSNSSAANLAGTQFNMVTPENEMKWDTIEPSNGSYNFGPGDAIVNFATSHNEKVRGHNLVWENQLPSWVTSLPTSQVKAAMEAHITAEVSHYKGKIYAWDVVNEPFNDDGTYRQDVFYNAFGGGEQYIADAINTAHAADPNAKLYINDYNIEGSGAKANAMYTLAQQLLQAGVPLSGIGFESHFIVGQVPSTLASNMARFTALGLDVAITELDDRMPTPASSANLTQQATDDANIVKVCLANAHCPGVTQWNISDADSWVPGTFSGYGAATLFDSNWQPKASYTSVLNALNGGGVQPSNSPSASPSSSPSSSPSASPSASPSSSPSKSPSASPSSSPTGGGSSCKVSYSISSQWGGGFGANIIVTNLGSPISSWTLTWSFGAGQTITQLWNGSYTQSGANVTVKNVSYNGSLATGGNTTFGFNGAWNNSSNPVPTNFALNGASCTTG, translated from the coding sequence ATGGGTATCGACAGCGATATCAGATCTTCGAGCAGCCGCCGGCTGCGCGCTCGCCTCGCCGCCGCGACGGTGGCCGTCGTCGCCATGACCACCGGCGCCGTCGTCGTGATGGCCGGCAGCGCCTCCGCGGCGACCACGCTCGGCGGGGCCGCCGCGACCAGCGGGCGGTACTTCGGCGTCTCGGTGGGCCAGAGCGACCTGAGCAACTCCTCCGCCGCCAACCTCGCCGGCACCCAGTTCAACATGGTGACCCCCGAGAACGAGATGAAGTGGGACACCATCGAGCCGTCCAACGGCTCGTACAACTTCGGACCGGGTGACGCGATCGTCAACTTCGCGACCTCGCACAACGAAAAGGTGCGCGGACACAACCTGGTCTGGGAGAACCAGCTGCCCTCCTGGGTCACCAGCCTGCCGACCAGCCAGGTCAAAGCCGCGATGGAAGCGCACATCACCGCCGAGGTCAGCCACTACAAGGGCAAGATCTACGCCTGGGACGTGGTCAACGAGCCCTTCAACGACGACGGCACCTACCGGCAGGACGTGTTCTACAACGCCTTCGGCGGCGGCGAGCAGTACATCGCCGACGCGATCAACACCGCGCACGCGGCCGACCCGAACGCGAAGCTCTACATCAACGACTACAACATCGAGGGCTCCGGCGCGAAGGCCAACGCCATGTACACCCTCGCCCAGCAACTGCTCCAGGCGGGCGTGCCGCTGAGCGGCATCGGGTTCGAGAGCCACTTCATCGTCGGACAGGTCCCCTCCACCCTGGCCTCGAACATGGCCCGCTTCACCGCGCTCGGCCTGGACGTCGCGATCACAGAGCTCGACGACCGCATGCCCACCCCGGCCAGCAGCGCCAACCTCACCCAGCAGGCCACTGACGACGCGAACATCGTCAAGGTCTGCCTGGCCAACGCACACTGCCCCGGCGTCACCCAGTGGAACATCAGTGACGCCGACTCCTGGGTCCCCGGCACGTTCTCCGGCTACGGCGCCGCCACGCTGTTCGACAGCAACTGGCAGCCCAAAGCCTCGTACACCTCCGTGCTCAACGCCCTGAACGGCGGCGGCGTCCAGCCGAGCAACTCCCCCTCGGCCTCACCGTCCTCCAGCCCGTCCAGCTCCCCGTCCGCGAGCCCGTCCGCGTCGCCCTCAAGCAGCCCGTCGAAGTCGCCCTCGGCCAGCCCGTCGAGCTCGCCCACCGGTGGCGGATCCAGCTGCAAGGTCAGCTACAGCATCTCCAGCCAGTGGGGAGGCGGCTTCGGCGCCAACATCATCGTCACCAACCTCGGCAGCCCGATCAGCAGCTGGACCCTGACCTGGTCCTTCGGCGCCGGCCAGACGATCACCCAGCTGTGGAACGGCAGCTACACCCAGTCCGGCGCGAACGTCACCGTCAAGAACGTCTCCTACAACGGTTCGCTCGCCACCGGCGGCAACACCACCTTCGGCTTCAACGGAGCCTGGAACAACAGCTCCAACCCGGTCCCGACGAACTTCGCGCTCAACGGCGCATCCTGCACCACCGGCTGA
- a CDS encoding LacI family DNA-binding transcriptional regulator, producing MADVARFAGVSHQTVSRVLNDHPNVKPATRDRVLEVIKEMGYRPNVAARALVTRKSRTLGVVAFNTTLYGPASMLYGIEQAAKDLDYFVMVAALSSLDRRAVLDAVDRLRDQAVEGLIVIAPQASAVRALGQVPSGIPLVAVGCGTHAGVASAAVDNEAGAAQATSFLLDLGHRTVHHVAGPRLWLEAQEREAGWRRALLERGAPVVEPMYGGDWSARSGFALGREMVQRVYDEADPITAVFCANDHAALGLVRAFQQAGVRVPEDVSVVGFDDIPEAEFIGPPLTTVRQHFDELGRHALSTLMELVRGEAGQGGRPSPTTAPRLTVAPGLVVRASTAPPRSRG from the coding sequence ATGGCGGACGTGGCGCGCTTCGCAGGCGTCTCGCACCAGACCGTCTCCAGGGTGCTCAACGACCACCCGAACGTGAAGCCGGCCACGCGCGATCGCGTGCTCGAGGTCATCAAGGAAATGGGATATCGGCCGAACGTGGCCGCGCGTGCGCTCGTCACCAGGAAGTCCCGGACCCTAGGCGTCGTCGCCTTCAACACCACGCTCTACGGGCCGGCCTCGATGTTGTACGGGATCGAACAGGCCGCCAAGGATCTCGACTACTTCGTCATGGTCGCCGCGCTCTCGTCGTTGGACCGGCGAGCGGTGCTCGACGCCGTGGACCGTCTCCGCGACCAGGCTGTGGAAGGCCTGATTGTGATAGCGCCTCAGGCGAGCGCCGTGCGCGCGCTCGGCCAGGTGCCCTCTGGCATCCCGTTGGTCGCGGTCGGCTGCGGTACCCATGCCGGGGTGGCCTCGGCGGCCGTCGACAACGAAGCCGGTGCCGCGCAGGCCACCTCGTTCCTTCTCGACCTGGGGCACCGCACCGTCCACCACGTCGCCGGTCCGCGGCTGTGGCTTGAGGCGCAGGAGCGTGAAGCCGGGTGGCGCCGGGCCCTTCTCGAGCGCGGCGCCCCGGTCGTCGAGCCGATGTACGGAGGCGACTGGTCCGCCCGCTCGGGCTTCGCGCTCGGCCGTGAAATGGTGCAGCGGGTCTATGACGAGGCCGATCCGATCACCGCCGTCTTCTGCGCCAACGACCATGCCGCGCTCGGGCTCGTCCGCGCGTTCCAGCAGGCCGGCGTGCGCGTGCCGGAGGACGTGAGCGTGGTCGGGTTCGACGACATCCCCGAGGCGGAGTTCATCGGCCCGCCTCTCACCACCGTCCGGCAGCACTTCGACGAGCTCGGTCGGCACGCGCTGTCGACGCTCATGGAACTCGTGCGTGGCGAAGCGGGCCAGGGCGGGCGGCCGTCGCCGACGACCGCGCCGAGATTGACGGTCGCACCGGGCCTGGTCGTTCGGGCGTCGACGGCTCCGCCGCGTTCGCGGGGGTAA
- a CDS encoding non-reducing end alpha-L-arabinofuranosidase family hydrolase encodes MSLLRHRSWLAGGSAAVLAAAGLTLASTTTAQAAAGCQVSYTVSSQWQGGFGANVTITNLGSPISAWSLGWSFTTGQAITQLWNGSYTQTGTNVTVTNASYDGAIPTNGTTTFGFNGSWTTANPAPAQFTLNGTVCTGSVASSTPSATPTTASPSASASPSASPTPSSTGGGTGGSLPSSFKWSSSNILISPKSDSTHNIIAVKDPSVVSYNGRWYVYMSTVDASGNYGMATINFTDWSQAASAPVTYLDTTPIGGGYKTAPMLFYFAPQKLWYLTYQTGSNIGYSTNPDITNPSGWSATHNFYSNGMPSIISQNIGSGYWVDSWVICDTANCYLFSADDNGHIYRSTSSLAQFPSGFGNGSNTVIAASDSNKNDMFEADNVYQVAGSNTYLLIVEAIGTDGHRLFHSWTSNSLTGTWTPLAATQSNPFMGASDVTFPSGTPVWTQDFSSGEAIRTTYNQTPTIDPCHLQYLYQGVAPGSTQSYNLLPWRIGLATGTNPAC; translated from the coding sequence GTGAGTCTTCTGCGTCATCGTTCGTGGCTGGCCGGCGGCAGCGCCGCCGTGCTGGCCGCCGCCGGGTTGACCCTGGCCTCGACCACCACCGCCCAAGCCGCCGCCGGCTGCCAGGTCTCCTACACCGTCAGCAGCCAGTGGCAAGGCGGCTTCGGCGCGAACGTCACCATCACCAACCTCGGCAGCCCGATCAGCGCGTGGAGCCTGGGCTGGTCCTTCACCACCGGCCAGGCCATCACCCAACTCTGGAACGGCAGCTACACCCAGACCGGCACGAACGTCACCGTCACCAACGCCTCCTACGACGGCGCGATCCCCACCAACGGCACCACCACGTTCGGGTTCAACGGCTCCTGGACCACCGCGAACCCCGCCCCGGCCCAGTTCACCCTCAACGGCACAGTCTGCACCGGCTCGGTCGCCAGCAGCACCCCCAGCGCCACGCCCACCACCGCGTCACCGAGCGCGAGCGCCTCCCCCAGTGCCTCGCCCACGCCGTCATCGACCGGCGGCGGAACGGGCGGGAGCTTGCCGAGCAGCTTCAAGTGGAGTTCGAGCAACATCCTGATCAGCCCCAAGTCCGACTCCACGCACAACATCATTGCCGTGAAGGACCCGTCGGTCGTCTCCTACAACGGCCGCTGGTACGTCTACATGTCGACCGTGGACGCGAGCGGGAACTACGGCATGGCGACCATCAACTTCACCGACTGGTCCCAGGCCGCCTCCGCGCCCGTCACCTACCTGGACACCACCCCGATCGGCGGCGGGTACAAGACCGCACCCATGCTGTTCTACTTCGCCCCGCAGAAGCTGTGGTACCTGACGTACCAGACCGGCAGCAACATCGGATACTCGACCAACCCCGACATCACCAACCCGTCCGGCTGGAGCGCGACGCACAACTTCTACAGCAACGGCATGCCCTCGATCATCAGCCAGAACATCGGCAGCGGCTACTGGGTCGACAGCTGGGTCATCTGCGACACCGCCAACTGCTACCTCTTCTCCGCCGACGACAACGGCCACATCTACCGCTCGACCAGCTCGCTCGCCCAGTTCCCGAGCGGCTTCGGCAACGGCTCGAACACCGTCATCGCAGCCTCGGACAGCAACAAGAACGACATGTTCGAAGCCGACAACGTCTACCAGGTCGCCGGATCGAACACCTACCTGCTCATCGTCGAGGCGATCGGCACCGACGGGCACCGGCTCTTCCACTCCTGGACCTCGAACAGCCTCACCGGGACCTGGACCCCACTGGCCGCGACCCAGTCCAACCCGTTCATGGGCGCCTCCGACGTCACCTTCCCGTCCGGCACCCCGGTGTGGACCCAGGACTTCAGCAGCGGTGAGGCGATCCGCACCACCTACAACCAGACGCCCACGATCGACCCCTGTCACCTCCAGTACCTGTACCAGGGCGTGGCTCCCGGCTCGACCCAGAGCTACAACCTGCTGCCCTGGCGGATCGGCCTGGCCACCGGAACGAACCCGGCCTGCTGA
- a CDS encoding FadR/GntR family transcriptional regulator → MSLTDKAIEHIRELILSGQLPPGSRLPSEPGLAAQLGISRNLMREAVKSLVMARVLEIRRGAGTYVTSLEPGVLLEGLGSAVELLQGDTLLEMIEARRLFEPVATGLAATRISADALEVVAGHLAAMRAAHDDVELLNRHDAAFHRAVVAATGNETLASLMDGIAGRTVRARVWRGMIDGNAAQGTLNEHQAIYDALAAGDAALAQATALMHVNTTETWLRRHLADVAAAVPDVLDDRGDDAEPLADEDPVLS, encoded by the coding sequence ATGTCGTTGACCGACAAGGCCATCGAGCATATCCGGGAACTGATCCTGTCCGGCCAGTTGCCTCCCGGGTCCCGCCTGCCTTCCGAACCGGGGCTCGCCGCCCAGCTGGGGATCTCCAGGAACCTGATGCGCGAGGCGGTCAAGTCGCTGGTGATGGCGCGGGTGCTGGAGATCCGCCGCGGCGCGGGGACCTACGTCACCAGTCTCGAGCCCGGGGTGCTGCTCGAAGGGCTCGGCTCCGCGGTCGAGCTCCTGCAGGGCGACACTCTGCTGGAGATGATCGAGGCCCGGCGGCTGTTCGAGCCGGTGGCCACCGGGTTGGCGGCCACCAGGATCTCGGCGGACGCGTTGGAGGTGGTCGCCGGCCACCTCGCCGCCATGCGCGCGGCCCACGACGACGTGGAGCTCCTGAACCGGCACGACGCGGCCTTCCACCGCGCCGTGGTGGCCGCCACCGGCAACGAGACGCTCGCCAGCCTGATGGACGGGATCGCCGGCCGGACCGTGCGTGCGCGGGTGTGGCGCGGGATGATCGACGGAAATGCGGCACAGGGCACCCTGAACGAGCACCAGGCGATTTACGACGCGCTGGCGGCCGGTGATGCCGCTCTTGCTCAGGCGACGGCGTTGATGCATGTGAACACGACGGAGACGTGGCTCAGGAGACATCTCGCGGATGTCGCCGCGGCCGTCCCGGATGTGCTGGACGACCGCGGCGACGACGCCGAGCCCCTTGCGGACGAGGACCCGGTCTTGTCCTGA
- a CDS encoding arabinofuranosidase catalytic domain-containing protein — protein sequence MSLLRHRSWLAGGSAAVLAAAGLTLASTTTAQAAAGCQVSYTVSSQWQGGFGANVTITNLGSPISAWSLGWSFTTGQAITQLWNGSYTQTGTNVTVTNASYDGAIPTNGTTTFGFNGSWTTANPAPAQFTLNGTTCTGAVTATSASASASASASASASPTGTASSSKLPCDIYAAGGTPCVAAHSTVRALYAAYSGSLYQVRRSSDNTTKDIGVLATGGYANAAAQDAFCANTSCVITIVYDQSGHGNNMTYQGSGGAGGEDTAATATTESLSAGGHKAYSLYIKPGNSYWHNGSSSGIPTGSSPQGIYMVTSGTHVNSGCCFDYGNSETDRSADGAGAMDAIYFGTSCWFGGCSGTGPWVQADLEYGLFPGGSSSWNPGQRAFTSKFVTAMLKNNGSTQMALKGANAQSGTLSTLWNGSLPPGYDPMKQQGAIILGSGGDCCARNTNQSQGTFYEGAIVAGYPSDATDSAIQASIVAAGYQ from the coding sequence GTGAGTCTTCTGCGTCATCGTTCGTGGCTGGCCGGCGGCAGCGCCGCCGTGCTGGCCGCCGCCGGGTTGACCCTGGCCTCGACCACCACCGCCCAGGCCGCCGCCGGCTGCCAGGTCTCCTATACCGTCAGCAGCCAGTGGCAAGGCGGCTTCGGCGCGAACGTCACCATCACCAACCTCGGCAGCCCGATCAGCGCGTGGAGCCTGGGCTGGTCCTTCACCACCGGCCAGGCCATCACCCAACTCTGGAACGGCAGCTACACCCAGACCGGCACGAACGTCACCGTCACCAACGCCTCCTACGACGGCGCGATCCCCACCAACGGCACCACCACGTTCGGGTTCAACGGCTCCTGGACCACCGCGAACCCCGCCCCGGCCCAGTTCACCCTCAACGGCACCACCTGCACCGGCGCGGTCACCGCCACCAGCGCTAGCGCCAGTGCTTCCGCGAGCGCGTCCGCTTCCGCGTCGCCGACGGGAACGGCCAGTTCGTCGAAGCTGCCGTGCGACATCTACGCGGCCGGGGGCACCCCGTGCGTCGCGGCCCACAGCACCGTGCGTGCGCTTTACGCCGCGTATTCCGGCTCGCTCTACCAGGTGCGGCGCTCCTCGGACAACACGACGAAGGACATCGGAGTCCTGGCTACCGGGGGATACGCGAACGCAGCGGCCCAGGACGCGTTCTGCGCGAACACGAGCTGCGTGATCACGATCGTCTACGACCAGTCCGGACACGGCAACAACATGACGTATCAGGGCTCTGGCGGAGCCGGCGGCGAGGACACGGCGGCGACCGCCACCACCGAGTCGCTGAGCGCCGGCGGCCACAAGGCCTACTCGCTCTACATCAAGCCCGGCAACAGCTACTGGCACAACGGTTCATCCTCCGGCATACCCACCGGCAGCAGTCCGCAGGGCATTTACATGGTCACCTCGGGCACGCACGTCAACAGCGGCTGCTGCTTCGACTACGGCAACAGCGAAACCGACCGCAGCGCCGACGGCGCCGGCGCGATGGACGCGATCTACTTCGGCACCAGCTGCTGGTTCGGCGGCTGCTCCGGGACCGGGCCGTGGGTCCAGGCGGACCTCGAGTACGGGCTCTTCCCCGGCGGCAGCTCCTCCTGGAACCCGGGCCAGCGCGCGTTCACCAGCAAGTTCGTCACCGCGATGCTGAAGAACAACGGGAGCACCCAGATGGCGCTGAAGGGCGCGAACGCGCAGTCCGGCACGCTGAGCACCCTGTGGAACGGATCACTCCCGCCGGGATACGACCCGATGAAGCAGCAGGGCGCGATCATCCTCGGCAGCGGCGGCGACTGCTGCGCCCGCAACACCAACCAGAGCCAGGGCACGTTCTACGAAGGCGCCATCGTCGCCGGCTACCCCTCGGACGCAACCGACAGCGCCATCCAAGCGAGCATCGTGGCCGCCGGATACCAATAG